In the genome of Pseudomonas putida, one region contains:
- a CDS encoding SDR family oxidoreductase: MSVEKVAIVTAGGSGMGAAAARRLAADGFKVGILSSSGKGEALAQELGGIGVTGSNQSNEDLQRLVDAVIQKWGRIDVLVNSAGHGPRAPILEISDEDWHKGMETYLLNVIRPTRLVTPYMQRQNGGAIINISTAWVFEPSELFPTSAVFRAGLASFSKIFADKYAADNIRINNVLPGWIDSLPATEERRDGVPLKRYGTSEEIAATIAFLASEGAAYITGQNIKVDGGVTRSV, encoded by the coding sequence ATGTCAGTAGAAAAAGTAGCAATCGTCACTGCCGGCGGCAGCGGCATGGGGGCAGCAGCAGCACGTCGACTGGCTGCTGATGGCTTCAAGGTCGGTATCCTTTCGTCCTCAGGCAAAGGGGAAGCACTGGCGCAAGAACTGGGAGGTATTGGGGTAACCGGTAGTAACCAGTCCAACGAAGACCTGCAACGCCTGGTCGACGCAGTCATTCAAAAATGGGGTCGTATCGACGTTCTGGTAAACAGCGCCGGTCACGGCCCTCGTGCGCCGATTCTCGAGATCAGCGATGAGGATTGGCATAAGGGTATGGAAACATACCTGCTCAATGTGATCCGCCCTACGCGACTGGTGACGCCATACATGCAGCGTCAGAACGGCGGTGCGATCATCAATATTTCTACTGCCTGGGTGTTCGAGCCAAGCGAACTCTTCCCAACCTCTGCAGTGTTCCGTGCCGGCCTGGCGTCGTTTAGCAAAATCTTTGCTGACAAGTATGCTGCCGACAACATTCGCATCAACAACGTGCTGCCTGGTTGGATCGACAGCCTCCCAGCGACAGAAGAGCGCCGTGACGGTGTGCCGCTCAAGCGCTATGGCACCAGTGAAGAGATTGCCGCCACTATCGCCTTCCTGGCGAGCGAAGGGGCCGCCTACATTACCGGCCAGAACATCAAGGTCGATGGCGGGGTTACACGCAGCGTCTGA
- a CDS encoding pyridoxamine 5'-phosphate oxidase family protein yields the protein MLDLILAKVWSNLSIPVGDIPNPFRLMQLATVNTEGQPKVSTVVLRQADESTKSIIFYVDKRSAKLAEILAEPRVGITSVDPSGTRQLRIEGLGKPLSDVSLLAKHWEQARGRTQALFRHGRIPGEAISLPSTAYETHMDGFKNFALLAVQLRQIEWLDLTQDIHQRARFILQGEHWQAGWIAP from the coding sequence ATGCTTGATCTGATATTGGCTAAGGTATGGTCAAATTTATCTATACCTGTTGGCGATATTCCAAATCCATTTCGCTTGATGCAACTGGCAACCGTCAATACTGAAGGGCAACCTAAGGTAAGCACTGTTGTCTTGCGACAGGCGGATGAGTCTACGAAGTCGATCATCTTTTATGTGGACAAACGGTCGGCGAAGCTTGCAGAGATACTGGCCGAACCTAGAGTCGGTATTACCTCCGTCGACCCGTCTGGCACGCGTCAACTTCGGATTGAAGGCCTAGGTAAACCGTTGTCGGATGTGTCGCTTCTTGCCAAGCACTGGGAGCAGGCACGAGGAAGAACTCAAGCGCTCTTTCGCCATGGGCGCATACCAGGTGAAGCGATTTCTTTACCTTCAACAGCCTATGAAACGCACATGGATGGCTTCAAAAATTTCGCGTTACTGGCTGTCCAACTAAGACAAATAGAGTGGCTCGATCTTACCCAGGATATCCACCAGCGGGCACGCTTCATTTTGCAAGGCGAGCATTGGCAGGCCGGCTGGATCGCCCCCTAA
- a CDS encoding Rid family detoxifying hydrolase has protein sequence MSRIAIHSDQAPKAIGPYSQAVHMGELVFLTGQIALHPEKMELAQGIEAQTIQVLENLQAVAKAAGGSFSDVGKLTIYLTDLSHFGVVNEIMSRYFEAPFPARATVGVSALALNALVAIDAILVLPQKTG, from the coding sequence ATGAGCAGAATCGCTATCCACAGTGATCAGGCGCCGAAAGCTATCGGCCCGTATTCGCAAGCAGTCCACATGGGTGAATTGGTTTTCCTGACAGGGCAAATCGCGCTTCATCCTGAAAAGATGGAGTTAGCTCAGGGGATTGAAGCCCAAACCATCCAGGTGCTCGAGAACCTCCAAGCCGTAGCAAAAGCCGCAGGCGGTAGTTTCTCGGACGTTGGAAAACTCACCATTTACCTGACGGACCTCTCGCACTTCGGTGTCGTGAACGAAATCATGAGCCGTTATTTCGAGGCCCCTTTCCCCGCACGCGCTACCGTGGGGGTTTCCGCCCTCGCGTTGAATGCATTGGTAGCAATTGACGCCATTCTGGTACTTCCTCAAAAAACTGGGTAA